Proteins encoded together in one Gemmatimonadota bacterium DH-78 window:
- a CDS encoding insulinase family protein, with translation MRAGMVAAIAALALVAGPSAAQQGPPPPLPLGDVRAPEVDERTLANGARLLVVPRGEVPFVTVNVVVPGGTAADPAGREGTATFVARLINRGTGSRDFAELASVLDRRGISMAAAAAEEWSTVSLNATTPALDVGLEVLAEVLVDATFPEDQVELTRTQARTGLQVQASRADALADLTFLKLVYGDHPYGRQPSGASVSAIARDDLVAYHDRWYRPDGAIIVVAGDVEPDDVAARLNDALAGWRPGPQPTLDFARAPDREQPEFVVVHRPGAVQAEIRIGHLLMGGEVEGWEELVVANQVLGGGPPGRLQQVLRNALGYTYDARSSVTRLRRLGLFRIVTATRPELAGAAVGEVFEQVERLRTRALPEGELADKVSYLVGSFPRSIETPQQVAGSITEQRLIGLSDETLERYRPRLAEVDTAAVRAAAETHIRPEQFLVVVSGDASVLQPQLRAFGEVRIVDADGAPLTLADLNAAPERFDLSALAPDTLVYDVLVGGVRRGSATRTLEAVDEGWRFASVIEAGVQRIEQAMVVDQAMRMVSSSTLVAALAGDQTIAVDRRGDHLVGERRAGEPPTPIDLEVPEGVTLSDGIELALWASPLEVGREIRLPVVDLAEGAVQTVVLRVEERTDLTIGAGTFDTFRVSVGGDDPQTYYVLAEGPHIAVRMESASRPIALELIAPPALAQR, from the coding sequence ATGAGGGCGGGCATGGTCGCAGCCATCGCCGCGCTGGCGCTGGTCGCGGGGCCGTCGGCCGCGCAGCAGGGACCGCCCCCGCCGCTCCCGCTGGGCGACGTGCGGGCGCCCGAGGTGGACGAGCGCACCCTCGCCAACGGAGCCCGCCTGCTGGTGGTGCCCCGAGGCGAGGTGCCCTTCGTGACCGTCAACGTGGTAGTGCCCGGCGGCACCGCGGCGGACCCGGCCGGCCGGGAGGGCACCGCCACCTTCGTGGCCCGCCTGATCAACCGAGGCACCGGCAGCCGGGACTTCGCCGAGCTGGCCTCCGTGCTCGACCGTCGCGGCATCTCCATGGCCGCTGCGGCGGCCGAGGAGTGGTCGACGGTGAGCCTCAACGCCACCACCCCGGCGCTCGACGTCGGGCTGGAGGTGCTCGCCGAGGTGCTGGTCGATGCGACCTTCCCCGAGGATCAGGTCGAACTGACGCGCACCCAGGCCCGGACCGGGCTCCAGGTGCAGGCGAGCCGGGCCGACGCCCTGGCCGATCTCACCTTCCTGAAGCTCGTCTACGGCGATCACCCCTACGGGCGTCAGCCCAGTGGCGCCTCGGTGTCGGCGATCGCGCGCGACGACCTCGTGGCCTACCACGACCGCTGGTACCGGCCCGACGGAGCGATCATCGTGGTCGCCGGCGACGTGGAGCCCGACGACGTCGCGGCCCGGCTGAACGACGCGCTGGCCGGCTGGCGACCGGGCCCGCAGCCCACCCTCGACTTCGCCCGTGCGCCCGATCGGGAGCAGCCCGAGTTCGTGGTCGTGCACCGGCCGGGTGCCGTGCAGGCGGAGATTCGCATCGGCCATCTGCTGATGGGCGGCGAGGTGGAGGGGTGGGAGGAGCTCGTGGTCGCCAACCAGGTGCTGGGCGGCGGGCCTCCCGGCCGTCTTCAACAGGTGCTGCGAAACGCGCTCGGCTACACCTACGACGCGCGCTCCTCGGTCACCCGGCTCCGTCGCCTGGGGCTCTTTCGCATCGTGACGGCCACCCGCCCCGAACTCGCCGGCGCGGCGGTGGGCGAGGTGTTCGAACAGGTGGAGCGACTGCGCACCCGTGCCCTGCCGGAAGGAGAGCTCGCCGACAAGGTGTCGTATCTGGTCGGGTCGTTTCCGCGCTCGATCGAGACCCCGCAGCAGGTGGCGGGCAGCATCACCGAGCAGCGGCTGATCGGCCTGTCCGACGAGACGCTCGAACGCTACCGGCCGCGCCTGGCCGAGGTGGACACGGCGGCGGTCCGCGCCGCGGCCGAGACCCACATCCGCCCGGAGCAGTTTCTCGTGGTGGTGTCGGGCGATGCCTCTGTACTCCAGCCGCAGTTGCGGGCCTTCGGCGAAGTGCGGATCGTGGACGCCGACGGCGCCCCGCTCACCCTTGCCGACCTGAACGCGGCCCCCGAGCGCTTCGATCTGTCGGCGCTCGCACCCGACACCCTCGTCTACGACGTGCTGGTGGGCGGTGTGCGCCGCGGGTCGGCTACCCGAACCCTCGAGGCGGTCGACGAGGGGTGGCGCTTCGCCAGCGTGATCGAGGCCGGCGTGCAGCGCATCGAGCAGGCCATGGTCGTCGATCAGGCGATGCGGATGGTGTCGAGCAGCACGCTCGTGGCCGCGCTCGCCGGTGACCAGACGATCGCGGTGGACCGCCGCGGCGATCACCTCGTAGGCGAGCGGAGGGCGGGCGAGCCGCCCACCCCGATCGACCTCGAGGTGCCCGAGGGCGTCACCCTCTCCGACGGCATCGAGCTCGCCCTGTGGGCCTCACCGCTGGAGGTGGGTCGCGAGATCCGCCTGCCCGTGGTGGACCTGGCCGAGGGCGCGGTTCAGACGGTGGTGCTCCGGGTGGAGGAACGCACCGATCTCACCATCGGGGCCGGTACCTTCGACACCTTCCGGGTGTCGGTGGGGGGCGACGACCCCCAGACGTACTACGTGCTCGCCGAGGGGCCGCACATCGCGGTGCGGATGGAGTCGGCCAGCCGGCCGATCGCCCTCGAACTCATCGCGCCCCCGGCGCTGGCCCAGCGCTGA